Proteins found in one Tumebacillus sp. BK434 genomic segment:
- a CDS encoding transporter substrate-binding domain-containing protein, producing the protein MKRFKTLCTIALTAVLALGTVACGTDDNTNTGGDTGKKKIVMGTSADYKPYEFHDTAKGGEVAGFDVDIAKSIADQLGYQLEIKDMDFNGLIPALQAGTVDFVMAGMTPTAERKQSVDFSDIYYEAKNTIVAKKGANLKTADTLSGKKVAVQLGSIQETAAKDMKGLNIVPLNKTGEIIQEIKAGRVDAAIIEDTVAKGFVKANPDLEFNTIPNTDEAGSAIAFPKNSKITADFNKALQGMKDSGQIDTFAKNWFDAAE; encoded by the coding sequence ATGAAACGGTTCAAAACACTCTGCACGATCGCACTGACCGCAGTGCTTGCCCTGGGCACCGTCGCCTGCGGCACCGATGACAACACCAACACCGGCGGTGACACCGGGAAGAAGAAAATTGTGATGGGCACCTCGGCCGACTACAAGCCGTACGAATTCCACGATACTGCCAAGGGCGGCGAAGTTGCCGGATTTGACGTCGACATCGCGAAAAGCATCGCCGATCAGCTCGGCTACCAACTGGAGATCAAAGACATGGACTTCAACGGCCTGATTCCTGCGCTGCAGGCAGGCACCGTCGATTTTGTCATGGCGGGCATGACCCCGACCGCAGAGCGCAAGCAGAGCGTCGACTTCTCCGACATCTACTATGAAGCGAAAAACACGATCGTCGCGAAGAAAGGCGCCAACCTGAAGACGGCCGACACCCTCTCCGGCAAAAAAGTCGCCGTGCAGCTCGGCTCGATCCAAGAGACGGCAGCCAAAGACATGAAAGGCCTGAACATCGTGCCGCTGAACAAGACGGGCGAGATCATTCAGGAGATCAAAGCGGGCCGCGTGGATGCTGCGATCATCGAAGACACGGTGGCGAAAGGTTTTGTCAAAGCCAATCCGGATCTGGAATTCAACACGATCCCGAACACCGACGAAGCAGGCTCGGCGATCGCCTTCCCGAAAAACTCGAAGATCACCGCCGATTTCAACAAAGCGCTGCAAGGCATGAAAGACAGTGGCCAGATCGATACCTTTGCGAAAAATTGGTTTGATGCAGCAGAATAA